The following proteins come from a genomic window of Thiothrix unzii:
- a CDS encoding DUF4395 domain-containing protein translates to MVNWIITCCKDLWFRDRNEVSPYINDTAVRIRAGLLLAIPIYMAFTLFDAIFGSDWVITGAVITDTLETDFDGHILYNVEAIKRTFDYSTQTLVLLYALFEMISGMFVSTSRLSPTILLSSFLAKNLRPVWKPLLPKRFAWSIGASFIITCLIFFNPEIFAGWVNAVAGSEILPETYNYMPSWIPLVMVWVCFGFMWMETVLGFCAGCKVHSLLVWMGVLKEECEACNNLDWGESTSKKL, encoded by the coding sequence ATGGTCAATTGGATCATCACTTGCTGCAAGGATCTGTGGTTTCGCGACCGCAACGAAGTCAGCCCCTACATTAACGACACCGCTGTGCGCATCCGCGCGGGGCTATTGCTTGCGATTCCCATCTACATGGCGTTCACGCTGTTTGATGCCATCTTCGGTTCAGATTGGGTAATCACGGGCGCGGTAATTACCGACACGCTCGAAACCGATTTTGATGGACACATTTTGTATAATGTCGAAGCGATCAAGCGCACCTTTGACTACAGCACACAAACGTTGGTGCTGCTTTACGCGCTGTTTGAAATGATTTCCGGCATGTTTGTAAGCACTTCACGGCTTTCCCCCACCATTTTGCTCAGCAGCTTTCTAGCTAAAAATCTACGTCCGGTGTGGAAGCCGTTATTGCCCAAACGTTTTGCTTGGTCGATTGGCGCAAGTTTTATCATCACCTGTTTGATTTTCTTTAACCCCGAAATCTTCGCGGGCTGGGTCAATGCCGTTGCGGGCAGCGAAATACTTCCTGAAACCTACAACTACATGCCGTCCTGGATTCCACTGGTGATGGTGTGGGTCTGTTTTGGATTTATGTGGATGGAAACTGTATTGGGTTTCTGCGCGGGTTGCAAAGTGCACTCCTTGTTAGTCTGGATGGGCGTGCTAAAAGAAGAGTGCGAGGCTTGCAACAATTTGGATTGGGGTGAGTCCACCAGTAAAAAGCTCTAG
- the soxX gene encoding sulfur oxidation c-type cytochrome SoxX translates to MRKLFRTLAMSVAVSVLAVNAGMTSVYAADPVKKAEEPKKEEKKEVTGKDLAFDRAMGNCLACHMIAGGELPGNIGPPLIGMAARFPDKAKLKAQIYDARVANPNTIMIPFGPMGILNDEQLDKVVDFISTL, encoded by the coding sequence ATGCGAAAACTATTTCGCACTTTGGCAATGTCAGTAGCCGTTTCGGTTTTGGCTGTGAATGCAGGCATGACATCCGTGTACGCGGCTGATCCTGTCAAAAAGGCAGAGGAACCTAAAAAAGAAGAGAAGAAGGAAGTCACCGGCAAAGACCTCGCGTTTGACCGCGCTATGGGTAACTGCTTGGCTTGCCACATGATTGCTGGCGGCGAACTGCCCGGCAACATTGGCCCGCCATTAATCGGTATGGCTGCCCGCTTCCCTGATAAGGCGAAACTGAAAGCGCAAATCTACGATGCTCGCGTTGCAAATCCCAACACCATTATGATTCCGTTCGGCCCAATGGGCATTCTGAACGATGAACAATTGGACAAAGTTGTGGACTTCATTTCAACCCTGTAA
- the lipA gene encoding lipoyl synthase: MERKEPGHKERGADKVARIPIKIEPTTEFRRKPAWIKAKAPSTPEVKRLKAVLREQKLHTVCEEANCPNLGECFTHGTATFMIMGDICTRRCPFCDVSHGKPLPLDADEPLNMAQTIQAMGLRYVVITSVDRDDLRDGGAEHFVKCIQTARELNPELKIEILTPDFRGRMEIALHILESAPPDVFNHNMETVPRLYKQSRPGADYQYSLNLIKAFKQRFPHIPSKSGLMLGLGETNEEVIVTLQDLRDHDCDMLTLGQYLQPSRHHLPVDRFVTPDEFAELAVIAKAMGFSQVASGPMVRSSYHADQQAAGVF, from the coding sequence ATGGAACGCAAGGAACCCGGTCATAAAGAACGCGGTGCAGATAAAGTGGCTCGCATTCCGATTAAAATTGAGCCGACCACCGAATTTCGCCGCAAACCCGCATGGATCAAGGCTAAAGCTCCGTCCACCCCCGAAGTCAAACGCCTCAAAGCGGTGTTGCGTGAACAAAAATTGCATACCGTATGCGAGGAAGCGAACTGCCCGAATTTAGGCGAATGCTTCACCCACGGTACGGCAACCTTTATGATCATGGGTGATATTTGCACACGTCGCTGCCCGTTTTGCGATGTATCCCACGGCAAACCGTTACCGCTGGATGCTGATGAACCGCTCAATATGGCGCAAACCATTCAGGCAATGGGCTTGCGTTACGTGGTGATTACCTCGGTAGACCGCGATGATTTGCGCGATGGCGGCGCGGAACACTTCGTCAAGTGCATTCAAACCGCGCGTGAATTAAATCCCGAACTGAAAATCGAAATCCTCACCCCTGATTTCCGGGGACGCATGGAAATTGCGTTACACATTCTCGAAAGTGCACCGCCGGACGTGTTCAACCACAATATGGAAACCGTGCCGCGCTTGTACAAACAATCCCGCCCCGGTGCGGATTACCAGTATTCACTGAACCTGATCAAGGCGTTTAAACAGCGGTTTCCGCACATACCCAGCAAATCCGGTTTAATGCTGGGGCTGGGCGAAACCAACGAAGAAGTGATTGTTACCCTGCAAGATTTACGGGATCACGATTGCGATATGCTGACCTTGGGGCAATATTTGCAACCCAGCCGCCACCACTTACCGGTTGATCGCTTCGTGACCCCGGATGAATTTGCGGAGCTGGCAGTGATTGCCAAAGCAATGGGCTTTAGCCAAGTGGCAAGTGGCCCGATGGTGCGCTCGTCGTATCATGCGGATCAACAAGCAGCGGGAGTGTTTTGA
- a CDS encoding MBL fold metallo-hydrolase codes for MRVIAAFFTLLCLTIGLNAHADDKLPPVVMELIKVSEHVYYVQGAPGAATQNHGFISNAAVIVTDEGVILFDTLGTPALAQLFLQKLKKVTDKPVKKVIVSHYHADHIYGLQVFKDLGAEIIAPAGAEEYLNSENAETLLASRRADLAPWVNADTRLVKPDRYVDGNEEITLGGVTLKLIFNGKAHSDGDQSVLVEPDGVLLIGDLIFEGRVPFVGDANTKIWLERLKDMAQGKLTAMVPGHGPMSKKPQEVIKTTVQYIEFLRETMGKAVEDMTPFDEAYAATDWGDFIHLPAFEEANRRNAYQVYLSLEQEGMQ; via the coding sequence ATGCGCGTTATCGCCGCATTCTTTACCCTTCTCTGTTTAACCATCGGGCTGAATGCCCATGCTGATGACAAACTGCCCCCCGTCGTGATGGAGCTGATCAAAGTTTCCGAACACGTTTACTATGTGCAAGGCGCACCAGGTGCTGCCACCCAAAACCACGGTTTCATTTCCAACGCTGCGGTGATTGTCACTGACGAAGGCGTAATTTTATTCGACACCCTTGGCACGCCAGCCTTGGCGCAATTATTCCTGCAAAAACTCAAAAAAGTGACTGACAAGCCGGTGAAAAAGGTGATTGTCAGCCATTATCACGCCGACCATATTTACGGCTTACAAGTATTCAAAGACTTAGGCGCGGAAATCATCGCCCCTGCCGGTGCTGAGGAATATCTCAATTCTGAAAACGCCGAAACCTTGCTGGCTTCGCGTCGCGCAGACCTTGCCCCGTGGGTCAATGCTGACACCCGCTTGGTTAAACCCGACCGTTATGTCGATGGCAATGAAGAAATCACTCTCGGCGGTGTCACCCTCAAACTCATTTTCAACGGCAAAGCGCATTCTGATGGCGACCAAAGTGTGCTGGTCGAGCCGGATGGCGTATTGCTAATTGGTGATTTGATTTTTGAAGGGCGCGTGCCTTTCGTGGGCGATGCCAATACCAAAATCTGGCTGGAACGCTTAAAAGACATGGCGCAAGGCAAGCTCACTGCGATGGTTCCCGGTCACGGCCCGATGTCCAAAAAACCGCAGGAAGTGATTAAAACCACGGTGCAATACATCGAATTCCTGCGTGAAACAATGGGCAAAGCCGTCGAAGACATGACCCCGTTTGACGAAGCTTATGCCGCCACCGACTGGGGCGATTTCATCCACCTGCCTGCATTTGAAGAAGCTAACCGCCGCAATGCTTATCAGGTATACCTGTCGCTGGAACAGGAAGGAATGCAATAA
- a CDS encoding LysM peptidoglycan-binding domain-containing protein, which yields MRHSSSFFWKALLVSTASAAVLSGCGATPNKPEHDPYDRYYGQPETTSRNTISHSDIVVNPAAPRSYVVQKGDTLWGIARKFLNTPWYWPEVWDKNQRIKNPHLIYPGDVLHLEYAQGNGNKLVPRIRIDRHGSGEPISSLTPFMAWPRVLDEATIKNAPYLLASQDNHTLIGSGETIYIKNLRDTPQGSRCALFTPNKALHDPQTGALLGYEVIYNGYSRVTRIGDPSTATVVEAIREIRQGDRVFQPVDETAYLNVPIHMPNFTVRADVISLFDAEAVSGTHMIATINKGHRDNIQVGHTLGLYAQGKTVNDPHTLRKTREGAVIPVESQLPPEKAANLVIYKVTDKVSYGLILDATREIRTGYKVGNP from the coding sequence ATGAGGCATTCTTCTTCCTTTTTCTGGAAAGCATTGTTAGTCAGCACCGCTTCTGCCGCTGTTTTGAGCGGATGCGGCGCAACCCCGAATAAGCCGGAACACGACCCTTACGACCGCTATTACGGGCAACCGGAAACTACTTCACGCAATACCATCTCCCACAGCGACATTGTGGTAAACCCTGCCGCACCGCGCAGTTACGTGGTACAAAAAGGCGATACGCTGTGGGGCATTGCCCGTAAATTCCTCAATACCCCTTGGTATTGGCCGGAAGTCTGGGATAAAAACCAGCGCATCAAAAACCCGCACCTGATCTACCCCGGTGATGTGCTGCATTTGGAATACGCGCAAGGTAACGGTAACAAACTGGTTCCGCGTATTCGCATTGACCGTCATGGCTCCGGCGAACCCATTTCCAGCCTCACCCCATTCATGGCATGGCCGCGCGTACTGGATGAAGCCACTATTAAAAACGCACCGTACTTGCTGGCTTCTCAAGACAATCACACGTTGATTGGTTCCGGCGAGACGATTTACATCAAAAATCTGCGCGACACCCCACAGGGCAGCCGTTGCGCATTGTTCACCCCGAATAAAGCCTTACACGACCCGCAAACCGGTGCGCTATTGGGCTATGAAGTGATCTATAACGGTTATAGCCGTGTTACCCGCATTGGCGATCCTTCTACGGCTACCGTGGTCGAAGCCATTCGCGAAATCCGCCAAGGGGATCGGGTGTTCCAGCCGGTTGACGAAACTGCGTACCTCAATGTACCGATTCATATGCCGAACTTTACCGTGCGTGCCGATGTGATTTCCCTGTTTGATGCGGAGGCGGTTAGCGGCACTCACATGATTGCCACCATTAATAAAGGGCATCGTGACAATATTCAGGTGGGTCATACGCTCGGCCTTTACGCGCAAGGTAAAACCGTTAACGACCCTCATACCCTGCGCAAAACGCGCGAGGGCGCGGTTATTCCTGTCGAAAGTCAGCTTCCACCCGAAAAAGCAGCGAATTTGGTGATCTATAAAGTCACTGATAAAGTCAGTTACGGGCTGATTCTTGATGCAACCCGCGAAATCCGCACAGGTTATAAAGTCGGCAATCCCTAG
- a CDS encoding GNAT family N-acetyltransferase, whose protein sequence is MIKITPNIDYAFALALSRSNMADYYARHGMVWDDPCYARFWAASENFGLYQAQRCVGLVRLNASETVCHLADLQVIPDVQGQGVGSYALDYMRQLAKIRGKQSMRLLVFIDNPVREFYQRCGFRILEQQGVFYYMECELG, encoded by the coding sequence ATGATAAAAATTACCCCCAATATTGATTACGCTTTTGCCTTGGCATTATCCCGCAGCAACATGGCGGACTATTACGCACGACATGGCATGGTCTGGGATGACCCTTGTTATGCGCGATTCTGGGCTGCATCTGAAAATTTCGGACTGTATCAGGCGCAACGTTGCGTCGGTTTGGTGCGTTTGAATGCCTCTGAAACAGTCTGTCATCTTGCTGATTTACAAGTTATTCCTGATGTGCAAGGGCAGGGTGTGGGCAGCTACGCTTTAGACTATATGCGTCAACTTGCCAAAATTCGCGGTAAACAGTCTATGCGTTTGCTGGTGTTTATTGATAACCCGGTGCGTGAATTTTATCAGCGGTGCGGTTTTCGCATCCTTGAGCAGCAAGGGGTGTTTTATTACATGGAATGCGAATTGGGCTAA
- the soxA gene encoding sulfur oxidation c-type cytochrome SoxA, which translates to MKKAFTAVAVALALAASAFSTAQAGPTEDLAAFQGHFKEAFKDVPFADFKDGAYALDPNLKEQWQTMEEFPPYEPDVDAGKAMWEKPLKNGKTYAECMGDIKTLRTKYPMYDAEKDTIVTLEGALNACKTDGDGEGFVDKEGKPLLNKGKIAQLMAHIAMENRGSKIEVATPEGKAVAWYDKGKNFYYAKRGQLNMSCADCHTNNAGKMIRADLLSPAVGHVTHWPTYRSADGEITTLHNRFMGCNTMVRANNFKAQSDEYKALEYFLTYMSNGLEWNGPGSRK; encoded by the coding sequence ATGAAAAAAGCATTTACAGCGGTAGCCGTTGCACTGGCTTTAGCAGCTTCTGCGTTCAGCACAGCACAAGCAGGTCCGACAGAAGATTTAGCTGCCTTCCAAGGTCACTTTAAAGAAGCCTTTAAAGATGTTCCGTTCGCAGATTTCAAAGACGGTGCTTACGCACTGGATCCGAATCTGAAAGAACAGTGGCAGACAATGGAAGAGTTCCCCCCTTACGAACCTGATGTTGATGCAGGTAAGGCAATGTGGGAAAAACCGTTGAAAAACGGCAAAACCTACGCGGAGTGCATGGGCGACATCAAAACGCTGCGCACTAAATACCCTATGTACGATGCCGAAAAAGACACCATTGTCACATTGGAAGGCGCGTTGAATGCGTGCAAAACAGACGGTGATGGTGAAGGCTTTGTCGACAAAGAAGGCAAGCCGTTACTGAACAAAGGTAAAATCGCACAGTTGATGGCGCATATCGCGATGGAAAATCGTGGTAGCAAAATCGAAGTCGCGACACCAGAAGGCAAAGCGGTTGCATGGTACGACAAAGGCAAAAACTTCTACTACGCCAAGCGTGGTCAGTTGAATATGTCTTGTGCAGATTGCCACACCAACAATGCAGGTAAAATGATCCGCGCGGATTTGCTTAGCCCTGCGGTTGGTCATGTGACTCACTGGCCTACTTACCGTTCTGCGGATGGTGAAATCACCACACTGCATAACCGTTTCATGGGTTGCAACACGATGGTTCGTGCTAACAACTTCAAAGCACAAAGCGACGAATATAAAGCTCTGGAATACTTCCTGACTTATATGTCCAACGGCTTGGAATGGAACGGCCCCGGTTCACGTAAGTAA
- a CDS encoding type II toxin-antitoxin system VapC family toxin has protein sequence MLLYLDTSALVKLYVQEAYSDVVNELQQQADVIASHQIAFVEFHAALARRHREDDVDTPTFEALKQAFAEDWVDYLQVETDLSLLQSAAELAEAFSLRAYDSVHLAAARHLQQQTPLPLLFACFDKRLNLAAKMLGMQSIQIAI, from the coding sequence ATGCTGCTCTATCTGGACACTTCCGCCCTCGTGAAGTTGTATGTGCAGGAAGCCTATTCTGATGTGGTTAACGAACTTCAACAGCAAGCGGACGTTATCGCCTCGCACCAAATTGCCTTTGTTGAATTTCATGCAGCATTAGCACGCCGTCACCGTGAAGATGATGTGGACACGCCCACCTTTGAAGCCTTAAAACAAGCATTCGCAGAGGATTGGGTCGATTATTTGCAAGTCGAAACTGACCTGAGCTTACTGCAAAGTGCCGCAGAATTGGCGGAAGCCTTTTCCCTCCGTGCCTATGACAGCGTGCATCTCGCAGCAGCACGGCATTTGCAGCAACAAACGCCATTACCGCTATTGTTTGCTTGTTTCGACAAACGTCTGAACTTAGCCGCCAAAATGCTGGGAATGCAGTCTATTCAAATCGCAATATAA
- the soxZ gene encoding thiosulfate oxidation carrier complex protein SoxZ — MSSIKLKAKAEGDSVEVKALMTHPMETGQRKDKKTGELVPAHFIKEIIVTAGDKTVLTANWGGSVSKNPYLAFSYKGKAGDKIKLSWTDNKGEKDSAEADVA, encoded by the coding sequence ATGTCTAGCATTAAACTCAAAGCCAAAGCAGAAGGCGATAGCGTCGAAGTCAAGGCACTGATGACGCACCCAATGGAAACTGGGCAACGTAAGGACAAGAAAACTGGCGAACTGGTTCCGGCGCATTTCATTAAAGAAATCATCGTGACCGCTGGTGACAAAACTGTCCTCACCGCTAACTGGGGTGGTTCCGTTTCTAAAAACCCGTACCTCGCTTTTAGCTACAAAGGCAAAGCCGGTGACAAGATCAAGCTGTCTTGGACCGACAACAAAGGCGAGAAAGATTCTGCTGAAGCAGATGTAGCGTAA
- a CDS encoding DsrE family protein: MLKPIILGLLMTASSVAGLAIADDAKPAEPKAEAAAAPAADAKPAEAKFDPGVPAPKVADDYYAGAEKVVVHVTMEGDEKKYLGVLGNVSNYIKALEQTGKKTDAIVVMNGDGLGLLTTAKQVEMNADSKLPAKIAELKEKGVKFQICYNTLTGRKIKFADLYDAKPEDVIPSGVAEAGRLQSQGYQLLKP; encoded by the coding sequence ATGTTAAAACCAATCATACTGGGTTTATTGATGACTGCCAGCAGCGTTGCTGGTCTTGCAATCGCTGACGATGCCAAACCGGCTGAACCGAAAGCAGAAGCCGCCGCTGCTCCGGCTGCGGATGCCAAACCCGCCGAAGCCAAGTTTGACCCCGGTGTGCCTGCGCCCAAAGTCGCTGACGACTATTACGCCGGAGCTGAAAAAGTGGTAGTTCACGTCACAATGGAAGGTGACGAGAAGAAATACCTCGGCGTGCTGGGCAATGTCAGTAATTACATCAAAGCACTGGAGCAAACCGGCAAGAAAACCGACGCAATTGTCGTGATGAATGGCGATGGTTTAGGCTTGCTGACTACCGCCAAGCAGGTTGAAATGAATGCTGATTCTAAATTGCCCGCTAAAATCGCGGAATTGAAAGAAAAAGGCGTGAAATTCCAAATCTGCTACAACACCTTGACCGGGCGCAAAATCAAGTTTGCTGACTTGTACGATGCCAAACCGGAAGACGTGATTCCCTCTGGCGTAGCGGAAGCAGGCCGTTTGCAATCGCAAGGCTATCAGTTACTGAAGCCGTAA
- the soxY gene encoding thiosulfate oxidation carrier protein SoxY — MKRRTFLQGTLAAGAAGLAVSAGLLTPSMVMAEGGGAFDAKSMDDALKAMAVTPEESKDITIKAPEIAENGAVVPVEVTTTIADVKEISLLVDGNPTPLAATFILGEGANPTASTRIKMGKTANVVALVKAGDKAYSAKQEVKVTIGGCGG, encoded by the coding sequence ATGAAACGCAGAACATTTTTGCAAGGCACACTGGCAGCCGGTGCGGCTGGTCTTGCGGTCAGCGCAGGCTTGCTGACTCCAAGCATGGTTATGGCAGAAGGCGGCGGTGCATTTGATGCAAAATCAATGGACGACGCACTCAAAGCGATGGCTGTTACCCCGGAAGAGTCGAAAGACATTACCATTAAAGCCCCTGAAATCGCTGAAAACGGTGCGGTTGTACCGGTTGAAGTGACTACCACTATCGCTGACGTGAAAGAAATCAGCTTGCTGGTAGATGGCAACCCAACCCCGCTGGCAGCAACGTTCATCCTCGGTGAAGGTGCTAACCCTACTGCGTCTACCCGTATCAAAATGGGCAAAACCGCAAACGTAGTGGCTTTAGTCAAAGCAGGCGATAAAGCCTATTCAGCGAAACAGGAAGTCAAAGTCACCATCGGCGGCTGCGGCGGTTAA
- the soxB gene encoding thiosulfohydrolase SoxB, with amino-acid sequence MSLTRREFMQMLAAASVAGFSLNNAFAADASKEGDKTAVKAPSNPYELPAFGNVSLMHYTDCHAQLLPIYFREPNVNLGIGSMKGAVPHLVGEHFLKKYGIGAGTMDAHAFTYIDYVEAAKKYGKVGGFAHLKTLVDQVRAQRPGSLLLDGGDTWQGSWTALKTNAQDMVDAQLALGVDVMTPHWEMTFGADRVKEIVEKDFAGKIDFVAQNVFSNDFDERVFEPFVIKEINGVPVAIIGQAFPYVPVANPKHMVADWSFGIRDDDMQQAVDDARSKGAKVVIMLSHNGMDVDLKMASKVTGIDAIMGGHTHDGVFQPVVVENAGGKTLVTNAGSNGKFLGVLDLDVKDGKVADFRYKLLPVFSNLLEANKDMQTLIDKIREPYKKELAEELAVCDDVLYRRGNFNGTFDQLICDALMQELDAPMAFSPGFRWGTSVLPGQPITFEHVADQTAITYGTVTRNEMTGETVKNILEDVADNLFNADPYYQQGGDMVRVGGLKFTFDPTAKMGERVSDMMLDGKPLDAKKTYPVAGWASVQEEVPKNKQIWEVVADYLRDKKTIGKIELNTPKLKNVDGNEGLA; translated from the coding sequence GTGAGTTTAACCCGTCGTGAATTTATGCAAATGTTGGCCGCTGCCAGCGTTGCCGGTTTCAGCCTGAATAACGCTTTTGCAGCAGATGCCAGTAAAGAAGGCGACAAAACCGCTGTCAAAGCCCCCAGCAACCCGTATGAACTGCCCGCCTTCGGCAATGTATCGTTGATGCATTACACCGACTGCCACGCGCAATTATTGCCGATTTATTTCCGCGAGCCGAACGTCAACTTGGGTATCGGCAGCATGAAAGGCGCAGTGCCACACTTAGTCGGCGAACACTTCCTGAAAAAGTACGGCATCGGAGCCGGTACGATGGATGCGCACGCTTTCACCTACATTGATTACGTTGAAGCCGCGAAAAAATACGGCAAAGTCGGCGGGTTTGCCCACCTGAAAACCTTGGTTGACCAAGTACGTGCGCAACGCCCAGGTTCATTGCTGCTGGACGGCGGTGATACTTGGCAAGGTTCGTGGACAGCGTTGAAAACCAACGCGCAAGACATGGTAGACGCACAGCTTGCTCTCGGCGTAGACGTAATGACTCCGCACTGGGAAATGACCTTCGGCGCGGATCGCGTTAAAGAAATCGTCGAGAAAGATTTCGCGGGCAAAATTGATTTTGTCGCACAAAACGTTTTCAGCAACGACTTTGATGAGCGCGTATTTGAACCGTTCGTGATCAAAGAAATCAACGGCGTGCCGGTAGCGATTATTGGGCAGGCGTTCCCGTATGTGCCAGTTGCCAACCCCAAACACATGGTCGCAGACTGGAGCTTCGGTATCCGTGACGACGACATGCAGCAAGCGGTTGACGATGCGCGTAGCAAAGGCGCGAAAGTCGTCATTATGCTGTCGCACAACGGCATGGACGTTGACCTGAAAATGGCCAGCAAAGTCACCGGCATTGACGCGATCATGGGCGGTCATACGCACGATGGCGTATTCCAACCGGTGGTTGTTGAAAATGCAGGCGGTAAAACGCTGGTCACAAACGCAGGTTCCAACGGCAAATTCCTCGGTGTGCTCGATCTGGATGTGAAAGACGGCAAAGTGGCGGATTTCCGTTACAAATTGCTGCCGGTCTTCTCCAACTTGTTGGAAGCCAACAAGGACATGCAAACCCTCATCGACAAAATCCGTGAACCGTACAAGAAAGAATTGGCGGAAGAACTCGCGGTGTGCGACGACGTATTGTACCGCCGTGGCAACTTCAACGGTACATTTGACCAGTTGATCTGCGACGCGCTGATGCAAGAGCTGGATGCGCCGATGGCGTTTTCACCGGGCTTCCGTTGGGGCACAAGCGTACTGCCGGGGCAGCCAATCACGTTTGAACACGTTGCTGACCAAACCGCAATCACTTACGGCACGGTCACACGTAACGAAATGACCGGCGAAACTGTCAAGAACATCCTCGAAGACGTGGCGGATAACCTGTTCAACGCTGACCCTTACTACCAACAAGGTGGTGACATGGTGCGCGTCGGCGGTTTGAAATTCACGTTTGACCCGACCGCTAAAATGGGCGAACGGGTATCCGACATGATGCTGGATGGCAAACCCTTGGATGCAAAGAAAACCTACCCCGTGGCAGGTTGGGCAAGCGTGCAGGAAGAAGTGCCGAAGAACAAGCAAATCTGGGAAGTGGTCGCCGATTACCTGCGCGACAAAAAGACCATTGGCAAGATCGAGCTGAACACGCCGAAACTCAAAAACGTGGATGGCAACGAAGGCTTGGCATAA
- a CDS encoding type II toxin-antitoxin system Phd/YefM family antitoxin: protein MQISIRELKVNPSHYIRQAQAGHTVWLTSYKQVVARLISVPAPASQTLLGNIPNVHWLGKKPNLNRPRPTLRGKSLADTVLEMR from the coding sequence ATGCAAATCTCTATCCGTGAACTAAAAGTAAACCCCTCCCATTACATCCGACAAGCGCAGGCGGGGCATACCGTATGGCTGACTTCCTACAAACAGGTGGTAGCACGTCTCATCTCGGTCCCCGCTCCTGCTTCTCAAACATTGCTGGGCAATATTCCCAATGTGCATTGGCTGGGTAAAAAACCCAATCTGAATCGACCACGCCCCACATTACGCGGCAAATCCCTTGCCGATACTGTGTTGGAAATGCGCTAA
- the soxZ gene encoding thiosulfate oxidation carrier complex protein SoxZ — MSSIKLKAKAEGDSVEVKALMTHPMETGQRKDKKTGELVPAHFIKEIIVTAGDKTVLTANWGGSVSKNPYLAFSYKGKAGDKIKLSWTDNKGEKDSAEADVA, encoded by the coding sequence ATGTCTAGCATTAAACTCAAAGCCAAAGCAGAAGGCGATAGCGTCGAAGTCAAGGCACTGATGACGCACCCAATGGAAACTGGGCAACGTAAGGATAAGAAAACTGGCGAACTGGTTCCGGCGCATTTCATTAAAGAAATCATCGTGACCGCTGGTGACAAAACTGTCCTCACCGCTAACTGGGGTGGTTCCGTTTCTAAAAACCCGTACCTCGCTTTTAGCTACAAAGGCAAAGCCGGTGACAAGATCAAGCTGTCTTGGACCGACAACAAAGGCGAGAAAGATTCTGCTGAAGCAGATGTCGCTTAA
- a CDS encoding RNA polymerase sigma factor — MFSQYFRFNRLDQQLSEHRAKLHRMAVAWCGDSALADDLVQDTLAKALEKQEQLKDEARLGAWLYKILHNCWMEHLRTQKPTLDIDDMELTCTDCPEKHFADDQLVTQVRTAVESLPVNQCQVMTLVDLEGCSYEQVAAILDIPVGTVMSRLSRARETMKKRLQGIRQTDNVHYLRRVK; from the coding sequence ATGTTTAGTCAGTATTTTCGTTTTAACCGTCTCGACCAGCAGTTGTCGGAACACCGCGCCAAGCTGCATCGCATGGCAGTGGCATGGTGTGGCGATAGCGCGTTAGCCGACGATCTGGTGCAAGACACCCTTGCAAAAGCCCTAGAAAAACAAGAACAACTGAAAGATGAAGCGCGTTTAGGTGCGTGGCTGTACAAAATCCTCCACAACTGCTGGATGGAGCATTTGCGCACCCAAAAGCCGACGCTGGACATCGACGACATGGAGCTAACCTGTACGGATTGCCCCGAAAAACACTTCGCCGATGATCAATTGGTCACGCAAGTGCGTACTGCTGTGGAATCGCTTCCGGTGAATCAATGCCAAGTGATGACGCTGGTGGACTTGGAAGGGTGCAGCTACGAACAAGTTGCCGCGATCCTCGATATTCCGGTAGGAACGGTGATGAGCCGCCTCAGTCGCGCCCGCGAAACCATGAAAAAACGCCTGCAAGGTATCCGTCAAACTGACAACGTTCACTATTTACGGAGAGTGAAATGA